A window of Actinobacillus suis ATCC 33415 contains these coding sequences:
- the rpsU gene encoding 30S ribosomal protein S21 has product MPVIKVRENESFDVALRRFKRSCEKAGLLAEVRAREFYEKPTTIRKREKASLAKRHAKRNARENARNTRLY; this is encoded by the coding sequence ATGCCAGTAATTAAAGTTCGTGAAAATGAATCATTTGACGTTGCATTACGTCGTTTCAAACGCTCTTGCGAAAAAGCAGGTTTATTAGCAGAAGTTCGCGCTCGTGAATTCTACGAAAAACCAACTACAATTCGTAAACGTGAAAAAGCATCTTTAGCTAAACGTCACGCTAAACGTAATGCACGTGAAAATGCACGTAACACTCGTTTATACTAA
- the rfbB gene encoding dTDP-glucose 4,6-dehydratase, with amino-acid sequence MKTIFITGGAGFIGSAVIRHIINHTQDVVVNIDKLTYAGNLASLEGVSNSSRYHFEQVDICDSGRISQLFCKYQPDAVMHLAAESHVDRSIDGPSAFIQTNVIGTYTLLEATRNYWNGLSVAKKAAFRFHHISTDEVYGDLHGMEELFTEQTPYAPSSPYSASKAASDHLVRAWFRTYGLPTLVTNCSNNYGPYHFPEKLIPLMILNALEGKPLPVYGDGLQVRDWLFVEDHARALYKVVCEGKVGETYNIGGHNEKTNIEVVRAICQLLEEFIPNKPSAIEKYEDLITYVTDRPGHDVRYAIDASKIANELDWQPQETFESGLRKTVQWYLTHRDWWQAILDGTYNRERLGLREES; translated from the coding sequence ATGAAAACGATCTTTATTACCGGCGGAGCAGGATTTATTGGATCAGCTGTAATTCGCCATATTATTAATCATACTCAAGATGTTGTCGTTAACATTGATAAACTAACCTATGCCGGAAATCTTGCCTCATTGGAAGGTGTGAGTAACAGTTCACGTTACCATTTTGAGCAAGTGGATATTTGTGATAGCGGTCGAATTTCGCAGCTTTTTTGCAAGTATCAGCCGGATGCTGTTATGCATCTTGCAGCGGAAAGCCATGTTGATCGCTCGATTGACGGGCCATCTGCGTTTATTCAGACGAATGTTATTGGCACTTATACTTTACTTGAAGCAACTCGTAACTATTGGAACGGCTTGAGTGTAGCTAAAAAAGCCGCTTTTCGTTTTCATCATATTTCAACAGATGAAGTTTATGGCGATTTACACGGCATGGAAGAGCTATTTACCGAGCAAACGCCTTATGCGCCAAGTAGTCCGTATTCAGCTTCGAAGGCAGCGAGCGATCACTTAGTTCGAGCTTGGTTTCGTACTTATGGCTTACCGACACTCGTCACGAATTGTTCAAATAATTACGGTCCTTATCATTTTCCGGAAAAGCTGATTCCACTGATGATTCTAAATGCGCTAGAAGGGAAACCGCTGCCGGTTTATGGCGATGGTTTGCAAGTTCGAGATTGGCTGTTTGTAGAAGATCATGCTCGTGCGCTTTATAAAGTAGTGTGCGAAGGTAAAGTGGGCGAAACCTATAATATTGGCGGTCATAACGAAAAGACAAATATTGAAGTTGTGCGTGCGATTTGTCAGTTGTTGGAAGAATTTATCCCTAATAAACCAAGTGCTATAGAAAAATATGAAGATTTGATTACTTATGTCACCGATAGACCGGGGCATGATGTTCGCTATGCAATTGATGCGAGTAAAATTGCTAATGAATTAGATTGGCAACCACAAGAAACGTTTGAATCTGGGTTACGTAAAACGGTGCAATGGTATTTAACGCATCGAGATTGGTGGCAAGCAATTTTAGATGGCACATATAACCGTGAGCGTTTAGGGTTGCGGGAGGAATCATGA
- the dnaG gene encoding DNA primase, giving the protein MKGTIPRSFIDDLVARTDIVELINSRVKLKKAGRDYQACCPFHHEKSPSFTVSQSKQFYHCFGCGAHGNAISFLMDYDKLEFPEAIEELAAMQGLEVPRENVIARDGKPQASYKTKRNLYELLEAISQFYQQNLTQDIPSQSYLQSRGLSPEIIARFEIGFAHNSMDSVLRKFGTNRDEVQKLFDTGMITQNDSGRIYDKFRNRVMFPIRDKRGRVIAFGGRVMGDERPKYLNSPESATYHKGNELYGLFQALQQNENPTSLVVVEGYMDVVALAQFGVDNVVASLGTATTGEQIQQMFRVTEQVICCYDGDRAGREAAWRAFENALPYLHDGRQLKFIFLPDGEDPDSFVRAHGKQGFEAYLQNAMSLSDFLFDSLIAQVDLSSKEGKSKLAALAVPLINRIPGEMLRVYLRNILGQKLGILDPAQLEAMLPSRVQSVQKPAVQPLQIKRTPMRLLIALLLQNPELVKFVPDISALKTLDEPGFELLLELVDVCQQKVGVSMGALLEHWRDKPNYRTLELLANWDHLVTPENIESTFIETLDFLYAKLVEKRIEVLIAKDRTVGLNAEEKQELVMLIAQ; this is encoded by the coding sequence ATGAAAGGCACAATTCCTCGTTCGTTTATTGATGATCTTGTTGCGCGTACTGACATTGTTGAGCTGATCAATAGCCGAGTCAAACTCAAGAAAGCAGGGAGAGATTATCAAGCCTGTTGTCCGTTTCATCACGAAAAAAGTCCTTCGTTTACCGTAAGTCAATCTAAACAGTTTTATCACTGTTTTGGTTGCGGTGCACATGGTAATGCGATTAGCTTTTTGATGGATTACGATAAACTGGAATTTCCGGAGGCAATTGAAGAACTTGCGGCGATGCAGGGTTTGGAAGTACCGCGTGAAAATGTGATCGCTCGTGACGGCAAGCCTCAGGCAAGTTATAAAACTAAACGTAATTTATATGAGCTGTTAGAAGCGATTAGTCAGTTTTATCAACAAAACTTAACTCAAGATATTCCTAGCCAAAGCTACTTACAAAGCCGTGGATTATCACCGGAGATCATTGCTCGTTTTGAGATCGGCTTTGCACATAATTCAATGGATTCGGTATTACGCAAATTCGGCACGAATCGTGATGAAGTACAGAAATTGTTCGATACGGGCATGATTACGCAAAATGATAGCGGTCGAATTTATGATAAATTTCGCAATCGAGTAATGTTCCCGATTCGTGATAAACGTGGACGAGTGATAGCCTTTGGTGGGCGAGTGATGGGGGATGAACGACCTAAATATCTGAATTCACCGGAATCGGCGACTTATCATAAAGGTAATGAACTGTACGGTTTATTTCAAGCGTTGCAACAGAATGAAAACCCTACCTCACTCGTTGTGGTCGAAGGGTATATGGATGTGGTTGCATTAGCGCAATTCGGGGTAGATAACGTGGTAGCGTCACTCGGTACGGCAACTACCGGTGAGCAAATTCAGCAAATGTTCCGTGTCACCGAACAAGTGATCTGTTGTTACGACGGTGATAGAGCCGGACGAGAGGCGGCATGGCGAGCGTTTGAAAATGCATTGCCATATTTGCATGACGGGCGTCAGCTGAAATTTATTTTCTTGCCGGACGGCGAAGATCCGGACAGTTTTGTTCGAGCGCATGGCAAGCAAGGCTTTGAGGCATATTTGCAAAATGCGATGTCGCTTAGTGATTTTCTGTTTGATTCACTGATTGCGCAGGTCGATCTCTCTAGCAAAGAAGGTAAATCGAAATTGGCGGCATTAGCCGTGCCGTTGATTAACCGTATTCCGGGGGAAATGTTGCGTGTTTATTTACGCAACATTCTTGGACAAAAGCTTGGGATTTTAGATCCGGCGCAATTGGAGGCAATGTTGCCAAGTCGAGTGCAATCCGTACAGAAACCGGCGGTACAACCATTGCAAATTAAGCGAACGCCAATGCGTTTATTAATCGCTTTATTATTGCAAAACCCTGAATTAGTGAAATTTGTGCCAGATATTTCAGCCCTTAAAACGTTGGATGAACCGGGCTTTGAGTTATTACTGGAATTGGTTGATGTTTGCCAACAAAAAGTCGGTGTATCAATGGGGGCTTTACTCGAACATTGGCGAGATAAACCGAATTATCGCACTCTTGAGTTATTAGCGAATTGGGATCATCTGGTGACACCGGAAAATATTGAAAGTACCTTTATCGAAACACTTGATTTTCTTTATGCAAAATTAGTGGAAAAACGGATCGA
- a CDS encoding DUF4422 domain-containing protein, which translates to MSRVKILIATHKQYEFPNSASYVPIYVGKVLHQQQLDIQGDDTGNNISSKNGSFCELTALYWAWKNNVFPESDYIGLVHYRRYFKGKEVVLKGNTIASENELLVDLAQYDVIVAKKRNYYIETIYEHYKNAHHIKDLDLTKEIIKQDFPEYMIAFEKVMSGKTLHLFNMFVLNRKHFTQYCEWLFPILFKLESQIDITHYDNYQKRVFGFLAERLFNVWLVHHGLKIKEVNVVSLEGENLFKKALGLLKRKFLKNKR; encoded by the coding sequence ATGAGCAGAGTTAAGATTCTAATTGCAACTCATAAACAGTATGAGTTTCCTAATTCAGCTTCTTATGTACCAATCTATGTCGGAAAAGTACTTCATCAGCAGCAACTAGATATTCAAGGTGATGATACAGGCAATAATATTTCTTCGAAAAATGGTTCGTTCTGTGAATTAACCGCTTTATATTGGGCTTGGAAAAATAATGTATTCCCAGAGAGTGATTATATAGGATTAGTTCATTACCGCCGATATTTTAAAGGTAAAGAGGTTGTGTTAAAAGGGAATACAATTGCTTCGGAAAATGAATTATTAGTAGATTTAGCTCAATATGATGTAATTGTTGCTAAGAAGCGAAATTATTATATTGAGACGATTTATGAGCATTATAAAAATGCACATCATATTAAAGATCTAGATTTAACTAAAGAAATTATCAAGCAAGATTTTCCTGAATATATGATTGCATTTGAGAAAGTAATGTCAGGAAAAACACTGCATCTATTTAATATGTTTGTATTAAATAGAAAGCATTTCACACAATATTGTGAATGGCTGTTCCCTATTTTATTTAAATTAGAGTCACAAATTGATATTACTCATTATGATAATTATCAGAAACGTGTTTTTGGATTTCTTGCTGAGCGTTTATTTAATGTTTGGCTTGTACATCATGGTTTAAAAATAAAAGAAGTTAATGTGGTTTCACTAGAAGGTGAAAATTTATTTAAAAAAGCATTAGGCTTATTAAAAAGAAAATTTCTAAAAAATAAAAGGTAA
- the wbaP gene encoding undecaprenyl-phosphate galactose phosphotransferase WbaP encodes MKKQMLCKYILAFTDFLLFSLSFLLSLELLQLWTGDLDKYFPYDQIEDRVIIHLFLAVICVAWFGIRLRHYTYRKPFWFELKEVVRTLAILAVIELATIAFSKLYFSRYLWVLTWSIALVFVPLGRILVKNYLIKTKLYLKDTIIIGGGRNAIDAYYALMSEPYLGFKVKYFIALTEAPELKQLGVPVINETRQSLWELVTKKSDQFIIALEDNENDQRDSWLRYLSKQCYRSVSVIPTLRGLPLYSTDMSFLFSYEVILLRVNNNLAKLSSRVLKRAMDIVGSILLIIFTSPILIWLYFTIKRDGGNAIYGHLRIGQNGKPFKCLKFRSMVLNSEQVLNELLACDETAKAEWEKDFKLKNDPRVTKIGAFIRQTSLDELPQLFNVLVGQMSLVGPRPVVTDELVYYKENLDYYLMAKPGMTGLWQVSGRNDVDYDTRVYFDSWYVKNWSLWNDIAILFKTITAVRKRAGAY; translated from the coding sequence ATGAAAAAGCAGATGTTATGTAAATACATTCTTGCATTTACTGATTTTTTGCTCTTTTCGCTTTCTTTTTTACTTTCCTTAGAGTTATTGCAGCTATGGACTGGGGATTTAGATAAATACTTTCCCTATGATCAAATTGAAGATCGAGTAATTATCCATCTTTTTCTTGCAGTAATTTGTGTTGCTTGGTTTGGTATTAGGCTAAGGCATTATACTTATCGTAAGCCCTTTTGGTTTGAGTTAAAAGAAGTCGTCAGAACACTAGCAATTTTAGCGGTGATTGAATTAGCGACCATTGCGTTTTCTAAACTTTATTTTTCTCGCTACTTATGGGTTTTAACATGGTCGATTGCATTAGTGTTTGTGCCATTAGGACGTATCTTAGTTAAAAACTATTTGATTAAAACCAAGCTATATTTGAAAGATACCATCATTATTGGTGGTGGAAGAAATGCGATAGATGCTTATTACGCTTTGATGAGTGAACCTTATTTAGGGTTTAAAGTAAAATATTTTATTGCATTGACTGAAGCTCCTGAGTTAAAGCAGCTAGGTGTTCCGGTTATTAATGAAACACGGCAAAGTTTGTGGGAGTTAGTAACAAAAAAATCGGATCAATTTATTATTGCATTGGAAGATAATGAAAATGATCAGCGTGATAGCTGGTTAAGATATTTATCTAAGCAGTGCTATCGTTCGGTATCAGTAATACCTACGTTAAGAGGATTACCGTTATATAGTACGGATATGTCATTTTTATTTAGTTATGAAGTTATCCTACTACGAGTAAATAATAATTTAGCCAAGCTCTCTTCTCGAGTGTTAAAACGAGCAATGGATATTGTTGGTTCTATTTTATTGATTATTTTTACCTCTCCTATTTTAATTTGGCTTTATTTTACGATTAAGAGAGACGGTGGTAATGCAATTTATGGCCATTTGCGAATCGGACAAAATGGAAAACCATTTAAGTGCTTAAAATTTCGTTCGATGGTGTTGAATTCTGAGCAAGTGCTTAATGAATTATTGGCTTGTGATGAAACCGCCAAAGCTGAGTGGGAAAAAGATTTTAAGCTGAAAAATGATCCTAGAGTGACAAAGATCGGCGCTTTTATCCGTCAAACAAGCTTAGATGAGCTACCACAGTTATTTAATGTTCTTGTCGGACAAATGAGCTTAGTTGGGCCTCGGCCGGTTGTAACAGATGAGCTTGTTTATTATAAAGAGAATTTAGATTACTACCTGATGGCAAAACCAGGTATGACAGGTTTATGGCAGGTGAGTGGTCGTAATGATGTGGATTACGATACACGTGTTTATTTTGACTCTTGGTATGTGAAAAACTGGTCATTATGGAACGATATTGCGATTCTTTTTAAAACAATTACTGCGGTGCGTAAGCGAGCAGGAGCATATTAG
- the rfbA gene encoding glucose-1-phosphate thymidylyltransferase RfbA, with translation MKGIILAGGSGTRLYPITRGVSKQLLPVYNKPMIYYPLSVLMLAGIREILVITTPEDNESFKRLLGGGSDFGIQLSYAIQPSPDGLAQAFLIGEDFIGKDNVCLILGDNIFYGQGFTPTLRKISEREYGATIFGYQVKDPERFGVVEFDPAYRVLSIEEKPAQPKSDWAVTGLYFYDNRVIDFAKKVTPSVRGELEITSINQMYLQDGSLNIQLLGRGFAWLDTGTHDSLHEAASFVKTIEHVQNLQVACLEEIAWRNNWLSSEQVEALAKPMAKNAYGQYLLRLIQTSRDI, from the coding sequence ATGAAGGGGATCATTTTAGCTGGCGGATCCGGTACACGTTTGTACCCGATTACGCGAGGTGTCTCTAAGCAATTACTGCCGGTATATAATAAGCCGATGATCTATTATCCATTATCGGTGTTAATGTTAGCTGGCATCCGAGAAATTTTAGTGATTACCACACCGGAAGATAATGAGAGTTTTAAACGCTTATTAGGAGGTGGATCTGATTTCGGCATTCAGCTTTCTTATGCTATTCAGCCAAGCCCAGACGGTTTAGCGCAGGCATTTTTAATCGGTGAAGACTTTATCGGTAAGGATAATGTTTGCTTGATCTTAGGAGATAATATTTTCTACGGTCAGGGCTTCACACCAACATTACGTAAAATTTCTGAGCGTGAATACGGCGCAACGATTTTCGGTTATCAAGTGAAAGATCCCGAACGATTCGGCGTTGTGGAATTTGATCCAGCTTACAGAGTTCTGTCTATTGAAGAAAAACCAGCGCAACCAAAATCGGATTGGGCGGTCACCGGTTTATATTTTTATGATAATCGAGTAATAGATTTTGCCAAAAAAGTCACCCCATCAGTACGAGGTGAATTAGAAATTACCTCGATTAATCAAATGTATTTACAAGACGGATCTTTAAATATTCAGTTACTTGGGCGTGGCTTTGCTTGGTTGGATACCGGTACGCACGATAGTTTGCATGAGGCTGCTTCATTTGTGAAAACGATTGAGCATGTGCAAAACCTACAAGTTGCTTGCTTAGAAGAGATTGCTTGGCGTAATAATTGGTTGAGCTCCGAGCAAGTTGAAGCTTTAGCGAAACCTATGGCAAAAAATGCGTATGGGCAATATTTACTAAGATTGATTCAGACAAGCAGAGATATTTAG